In Hirschia baltica ATCC 49814, the genomic stretch CGCCGCAGCGAGAGCAATGGTATTCTGTTCGGGTATAGAATAATTTGCGATCTGCTTTGGTCTTTAAACGGCCAGGAATGGCATCTGAGAAACTTGGCCATCCTGTGCCTGAATTATATTTTTGGTCAGAGGTGAACAATATTTGCCCGCATCCTGCACAAGCAAACCAACCATCCCGTTTCTCGTCGTTTAAAGAGCTTGAGAAAGGGCGCTCGGTCGCTTCGTTGCGCAATATTTTGTATGCGTCTTCACTAAGTCTATCGCGCCAATCGGCTTTTGTTAGATTTTGCCATTGATTTTGACTAAGTGTGTCAAAACCCGGAGCGGTTTTGGGAGCATCGCTCGTTGCGTGACTGGTATCTGCATCTGTCGTTTGTGGGTCTTTGCCAAAACCGTTTGCAACGAGTGCACCG encodes the following:
- the msrB gene encoding peptide-methionine (R)-S-oxide reductase MsrB, yielding MTHSDKNKAFWLSRRSAFVFLGGGAVFTSGALVANGFGKDPQTTDADTSHATSDAPKTAPGFDTLSQNQWQNLTKADWRDRLSEDAYKILRNEATERPFSSSLNDEKRDGWFACAGCGQILFTSDQKYNSGTGWPSFSDAIPGRLKTKADRKLFYTRTEYHCSRCGGHQGHVFDDGPKPTGKRWCNNGDALVFVPEADLS